One stretch of Nitrosococcus watsonii C-113 DNA includes these proteins:
- a CDS encoding phospholipase D family protein, translated as MHTLNPWKIFLSAYKAIILSTSLLMGCQELPPLDTRIPSHAFGRDEVPNTALGREIARDTAAHPDESGVFALTEPRGAFAARAMLAATAEHTLDVQYYIWRHDITGTLMLKALLEAARRGVRVRLLLDDMTTASLDPMLAALDTHENVEVRLFNPFVHRKFRFIDFITAFARANRRMHNKSFTADNSATIVGGRNIGDEYFGASEHLMFADADVLAIGPVVKAVSWDFDRYWASASAYPAASLLPPSSASAQAEIFGAAARVANGPEANKYLDALHEDGTIDALLTHNLPFIWAPTQMLSDDPAKGVGKASPEALLVTRLSKIIGAAVGRFTLISAYFVPTQAGTDALVALARRGVDITILTNSLEATDVAAVHAGYARYRKTLLEAGIVLYEMRSGNAKTNMAVFGSSAASLHAKTFSIDGERVFVGSFNFDPRSAQLNTELGFVIESAILAQRIAAQFNTAPQYAYRVMLSNDGNVYWLEQCDGKTLRHDEEPYTSIWKRMGVRLLSIMPIEWLL; from the coding sequence ATGCACACTTTAAATCCCTGGAAAATATTTCTATCTGCCTACAAAGCAATAATTTTAAGTACCAGTCTTTTGATGGGATGCCAAGAACTGCCACCACTTGATACACGCATCCCTTCACACGCCTTTGGTCGCGATGAGGTACCCAACACTGCGCTCGGCCGCGAAATTGCGCGCGACACGGCGGCACATCCGGATGAGAGTGGCGTGTTTGCGCTCACCGAACCGCGCGGCGCGTTTGCCGCGCGCGCCATGCTTGCCGCAACTGCCGAGCACACGCTGGATGTGCAGTATTACATCTGGCGCCACGACATCACTGGTACGCTCATGCTCAAGGCATTGCTCGAAGCGGCGCGTCGTGGCGTGCGCGTGCGGCTGCTGCTCGATGATATGACCACCGCCAGCCTTGATCCCATGCTCGCCGCGCTCGATACGCATGAAAACGTCGAGGTACGGCTATTCAATCCCTTCGTGCATCGCAAGTTTCGCTTTATCGATTTCATCACCGCATTTGCGCGTGCCAACCGACGCATGCACAATAAATCGTTTACGGCGGACAACAGCGCCACCATCGTGGGCGGGCGCAACATCGGCGATGAATATTTCGGCGCCAGTGAGCATCTCATGTTCGCCGATGCCGACGTGCTTGCAATTGGCCCCGTAGTCAAAGCTGTATCATGGGATTTCGACCGTTACTGGGCCAGCGCCTCGGCCTATCCAGCGGCCTCCTTATTGCCGCCGTCTTCCGCCTCGGCGCAGGCGGAAATCTTCGGCGCGGCCGCGCGCGTCGCAAACGGACCCGAGGCAAATAAGTATCTCGATGCACTACACGAGGATGGCACCATTGATGCGCTGCTCACACATAATCTACCCTTCATCTGGGCGCCGACCCAGATGCTCAGCGACGATCCGGCCAAGGGTGTTGGTAAGGCATCACCCGAGGCATTGCTAGTCACGCGCTTAAGCAAGATCATCGGTGCCGCTGTCGGACGCTTCACGTTGATATCCGCCTATTTTGTACCGACCCAGGCTGGAACCGACGCCCTCGTGGCCCTGGCCCGCAGAGGTGTTGATATCACGATTCTTACCAATTCGCTCGAGGCGACTGACGTCGCCGCAGTGCATGCCGGTTATGCGCGCTACCGCAAGACGCTGCTTGAAGCAGGTATCGTGCTGTATGAGATGCGCAGCGGTAATGCTAAAACCAACATGGCCGTGTTCGGCAGTTCAGCCGCCAGCTTGCATGCCAAGACCTTCAGCATTGATGGCGAGCGCGTGTTTGTCGGCTCATTTAACTTCGATCCGCGTTCGGCGCAGCTCAATACTGAGCTGGGTTTCGTCATTGAAAGCGCCATACTCGCGCAACGTATCGCCGCGCAATTCAATACCGCGCCGCAATACGCGTATCGCGTTATGCTATCGAACGATGGCAACGTGTACTGGCTCGAACAATGCGACGGTAAAACATTGCGCCACGACGAAGAGCCTTACACCAGTATTTGGAAACGCATGGGTGTTCGGCTTCTGTCAATCATGCCCATCGAGTGGTTATTGTAG
- the thiC gene encoding phosphomethylpyrimidine synthase ThiC, which produces MSAIPEEFMSTQAQVDKQAIQPFPNSRKIHVTGSRPDIRVPMREIALSDTHTSQGREKNPPLTVYDTSGPYTDPETKIDIRQGLPELRRNWIEERADSEILPDLSSRYGRQRNADSKLDSLRFVHLRPPRRAKAGHNVSQMHYARQGIITPEMEFIAIRENQRLEQYREQLAQHHPGQSFGAHLPSRLTPEFVRSEVARGRAIIPANINHTELEPMIIGRNFLVKINANIGNSAVTSSIAEEVDKMTWAIRWGADTVMDLSTGKNIHETREWIVRNSPVPIGTVPIYQALEKVGGKAEELTWEIFRDTLIEQAEQGVDYFTIHAGVRLAYVPLTAKRVTGIVSRGGSIMAKWCLAHHTESFLYTHFEEICEIMKAYDVSFSLGDGLRPGSLADANDAAQFAELETLGELTEIAWKHDVQTMIEGPGHVPMHLIKENMDKQLACCGEAPFYTLGPLTTDIAPGYDHITSGIGAAMIGWYGTAMLCYVTPKEHLGLPNKNDVKEGIITYKIAAHAADLAKGHPSAQIRDNAMSKARFEFRWEDQFNIGLDPDQAREYHDETLPKDSAKVAHFCSMCGPQFCSMKISQDVREYAKQKGLEHHTALEQGMAEKAQEFREKGAEIYHQT; this is translated from the coding sequence ATGAGCGCTATTCCAGAAGAATTTATGTCCACCCAAGCTCAGGTGGACAAGCAAGCCATCCAGCCCTTTCCCAATTCACGCAAAATCCATGTTACGGGTAGTCGCCCTGATATTCGCGTCCCCATGCGGGAAATCGCGCTTTCCGACACCCATACGAGTCAGGGGCGAGAAAAAAATCCTCCCTTAACCGTCTACGATACTTCTGGCCCTTATACGGACCCGGAAACCAAAATTGATATCCGCCAAGGTCTGCCAGAGCTCCGCCGAAACTGGATTGAAGAACGAGCGGATAGCGAAATATTACCTGATCTTTCCTCCCGATACGGTCGACAGAGAAATGCTGATTCCAAGCTGGATTCCTTACGCTTTGTCCATTTACGCCCACCCCGCCGAGCCAAGGCTGGTCATAATGTAAGCCAGATGCATTACGCCCGGCAAGGGATCATCACTCCAGAAATGGAATTTATTGCTATCCGCGAGAACCAGCGCCTGGAGCAATATCGGGAGCAGCTTGCCCAGCACCATCCCGGGCAGTCATTCGGTGCCCATCTACCGTCCCGGCTAACTCCCGAATTTGTACGCTCGGAAGTCGCTCGCGGCCGCGCCATTATCCCAGCTAATATCAACCATACCGAGTTGGAACCCATGATTATCGGGCGTAATTTCTTGGTCAAGATTAATGCCAATATTGGCAACTCCGCCGTAACCTCTAGCATTGCCGAGGAAGTGGATAAAATGACCTGGGCCATTCGCTGGGGCGCCGACACGGTGATGGATCTTTCCACTGGCAAAAATATCCACGAAACACGGGAATGGATAGTACGCAACTCTCCCGTCCCCATTGGCACCGTGCCTATTTACCAGGCCCTCGAAAAAGTGGGGGGAAAAGCCGAAGAGCTGACCTGGGAGATCTTCCGCGACACCTTAATTGAACAAGCCGAACAGGGGGTGGATTATTTCACCATTCACGCCGGGGTGCGTCTGGCCTATGTGCCCCTAACCGCCAAGCGAGTCACCGGTATCGTCTCCCGGGGCGGCTCCATCATGGCCAAATGGTGCCTTGCTCATCACACGGAAAGTTTCCTCTACACCCATTTTGAGGAAATTTGCGAAATCATGAAAGCTTACGATGTTTCTTTCTCCTTAGGAGATGGACTGCGACCCGGCTCCCTTGCCGATGCCAACGACGCAGCCCAATTTGCCGAGCTTGAAACCCTGGGGGAACTCACCGAGATTGCTTGGAAACATGATGTTCAGACTATGATTGAAGGCCCGGGCCATGTCCCCATGCACCTTATTAAGGAAAATATGGACAAACAGTTGGCTTGTTGTGGCGAAGCGCCTTTCTACACCTTGGGACCTTTAACCACTGACATTGCGCCAGGCTACGACCACATCACTTCTGGTATCGGCGCGGCCATGATCGGCTGGTACGGCACTGCCATGCTCTGTTATGTCACTCCCAAGGAGCACCTGGGATTACCCAATAAAAACGACGTCAAGGAAGGCATTATTACTTACAAAATTGCGGCCCACGCTGCCGACCTAGCCAAAGGACATCCCAGCGCCCAAATCAGGGACAATGCCATGTCCAAAGCGCGGTTTGAGTTTCGCTGGGAAGATCAATTCAACATTGGTTTAGACCCTGATCAGGCGCGGGAGTATCATGACGAGACCTTACCCAAGGACTCGGCCAAAGTAGCCCACTTCTGTTCCATGTGCGGTCCTCAGTTCTGCTCCATGAAGATCTCCCAGGATGTGCGCGAATATGCCAAACAAAAGGGCCTAGAGCACCATACCGCCCTAGAGCAAGGCATGGCGGAAAAAGCCCAGGAATTCAGGGAAAAGGGTGCGGAGATTTACCACCAGACCTAA
- the purD gene encoding phosphoribosylamine--glycine ligase: MKVLVIGGGGREHALAWKLAQSPLVDRVYVAPGNAGTAREPKAENIPIKSDNISALVAFALAEQIELTVVGPEAPLVLGIVDAFEEAGLPCWGPRRGAAHLEGSKSFAKEFLTRWGIPTARYQTFSQVEPAIAYIKTEGAPIVVKADGLAAGKGVVVARTEEEAIAAVHSMLGDGVFGEAGCQVVVEEFLRGEEASFIVMSDGEHVLPLASSQDHKALEEGDRGLNTGGMGAYSPAPVLAEAVHERVMQEVIVPTVRGMAEEGYPYRGFLYAGLMIAENGSPKVLEYNCRFGDPEAQPILMRLRSDLVALCQAALAGRLHEVSVDWDPRAALGVVMAAKGYPGSYSFGDPIYGLPAPEREDRKVFHGGTAEEQGRIVTAGGRVLCACGLGNSVTEAQATAYGLVQQITWKEAYYRSDIGYRAIAREADSMAESGYPK, encoded by the coding sequence ATGAAAGTTTTGGTGATTGGAGGAGGAGGCCGGGAGCATGCTCTGGCTTGGAAATTAGCCCAGTCGCCCCTGGTTGATCGAGTTTATGTAGCGCCGGGTAACGCTGGTACCGCAAGGGAGCCTAAAGCGGAAAATATTCCTATCAAATCGGATAATATTTCCGCTTTGGTGGCTTTTGCCTTGGCGGAGCAAATCGAGTTGACCGTGGTGGGCCCGGAAGCTCCCTTAGTGCTGGGTATCGTAGATGCTTTCGAAGAAGCAGGGTTGCCCTGCTGGGGGCCTCGGCGTGGAGCTGCACACCTTGAAGGGTCTAAGTCCTTTGCCAAGGAGTTTTTAACTCGTTGGGGGATACCCACTGCCCGTTACCAGACGTTTAGCCAGGTGGAGCCGGCTATTGCCTATATTAAAACCGAAGGCGCTCCCATCGTCGTGAAAGCTGATGGTTTAGCCGCAGGCAAAGGGGTGGTGGTTGCCCGGACTGAGGAGGAAGCTATTGCCGCTGTTCATAGTATGCTAGGGGATGGTGTCTTTGGCGAAGCTGGATGCCAAGTGGTAGTGGAAGAGTTTTTGAGGGGAGAAGAAGCCAGTTTTATTGTCATGAGCGATGGTGAGCACGTTTTACCTCTGGCCAGCTCTCAGGACCATAAAGCTCTCGAGGAGGGAGATAGGGGACTTAATACGGGAGGGATGGGGGCTTATTCCCCTGCGCCAGTACTGGCAGAGGCGGTCCATGAACGCGTCATGCAAGAAGTCATCGTGCCCACGGTGCGTGGGATGGCGGAGGAAGGTTATCCCTACCGGGGGTTTTTATATGCTGGCCTGATGATTGCCGAGAATGGCTCTCCCAAGGTCCTAGAGTATAATTGCCGTTTTGGCGATCCGGAAGCCCAACCCATTCTGATGCGGCTGCGATCAGATTTAGTTGCCTTGTGCCAGGCTGCCTTGGCAGGGCGCTTGCATGAGGTTAGTGTGGATTGGGATCCCCGCGCTGCCTTGGGGGTAGTGATGGCGGCGAAGGGCTACCCAGGGTCTTATTCCTTTGGCGATCCTATTTATGGGCTGCCTGCCCCGGAACGTGAAGATCGTAAAGTATTTCATGGGGGGACGGCTGAAGAGCAAGGCCGCATTGTAACTGCCGGAGGCCGGGTGCTTTGTGCCTGTGGTCTTGGCAATTCCGTCACCGAGGCCCAAGCAACGGCTTATGGCCTTGTTCAGCAGATTACCTGGAAAGAAGCCTACTACCGGAGTGATATTGGTTATCGCGCCATCGCTCGGGAAGCAGATTCGATGGCGGAGAGCGGGTATCCGAAGTAG
- a CDS encoding phosphoribulokinase — protein MSVAHPIIAVTGSSGAGTSTVKQAFSDMFRREGIRPVVIEGDSFHRYDRQTMKEKTAEYEAQGKILTHFGPEANELEKLEALFREYSEQGTGKKRLYIHSEEEGEPYNQAPGTFTPWEPIDSNSHLLFYEGLHGGVVTDQVNVARYVDLLVGVVPVVNLEWIQKIHRDCLNRGYSSEAVVQIILKRMPDYVHYISPQFSHTHINFQRVPLVDTSNPFIARDIPTPDESKVVIRFRDPHMADFPYYLNMLKDSFMSRANTLVVPGGKMGLAMEIVLTPVIHGIMEKKRARG, from the coding sequence ATGTCCGTAGCACATCCTATTATTGCAGTAACTGGCTCGTCTGGGGCCGGTACTTCTACAGTTAAACAGGCCTTCAGCGATATGTTCCGGCGTGAAGGTATTCGGCCGGTAGTCATCGAGGGAGATAGTTTCCACCGTTATGACCGTCAGACCATGAAGGAGAAGACAGCGGAGTATGAAGCTCAGGGCAAGATTTTGACTCATTTCGGTCCAGAGGCCAATGAGTTAGAGAAGCTAGAAGCTCTATTCCGCGAATATTCGGAACAGGGTACAGGGAAAAAGCGGCTTTATATTCACAGCGAGGAAGAGGGCGAGCCTTACAATCAGGCGCCAGGCACCTTTACGCCTTGGGAGCCTATCGACTCAAATAGTCATTTACTTTTTTATGAAGGACTCCACGGAGGGGTGGTGACGGATCAGGTCAACGTTGCCCGATATGTGGATTTACTGGTAGGCGTGGTGCCGGTAGTAAATTTGGAATGGATTCAGAAAATTCACCGGGATTGTCTCAACCGGGGCTATTCCTCAGAAGCGGTGGTTCAGATTATTCTCAAGCGTATGCCGGATTACGTGCATTATATTTCTCCTCAGTTCTCCCATACCCATATTAATTTTCAGCGGGTGCCCTTGGTCGATACCTCCAATCCTTTTATTGCCCGGGATATTCCAACGCCTGATGAGAGCAAAGTGGTTATCCGTTTCCGCGATCCTCATATGGCGGATTTTCCCTATTATTTAAATATGTTGAAAGATTCGTTCATGTCGCGGGCCAATACTTTGGTGGTGCCTGGGGGTAAAATGGGGCTGGCCATGGAGATTGTACTCACCCCGGTTATTCATGGCATCATGGAGAAAAAGCGCGCCCGTGGCTAA
- a CDS encoding Sua5/YciO/YrdC/YwlC family protein: MACPNWRVRFAARIIHRGGVIAYPTEGVFGLGCDPRQKAAIERILQLKGRSVHKGFILIAADFTQLQPYLLPLTASTRSRLEETWPGPVTWLLPARGDVPPWLRGRHDTLAVRVTAYPLAACLCQTAGHALVSTSANRAGRPPAQTTLQVRRSFGASLDYILPGITGGRTGPSEIRDGSTGRRLR, encoded by the coding sequence ATGGCTTGCCCCAACTGGCGAGTGCGGTTCGCTGCCCGCATTATCCACAGGGGCGGCGTGATCGCTTACCCGACGGAAGGGGTCTTTGGCCTTGGTTGCGATCCGCGGCAAAAGGCGGCCATTGAGCGTATCCTTCAACTCAAGGGGCGTTCTGTTCATAAAGGCTTCATCTTGATCGCGGCCGATTTTACCCAGCTACAGCCATATTTATTGCCGTTGACTGCCTCAACCCGGAGCCGCCTTGAAGAGACCTGGCCAGGGCCAGTTACTTGGTTATTGCCAGCCCGAGGGGATGTTCCTCCTTGGCTGAGAGGCCGCCATGATACTCTTGCTGTTCGAGTCACCGCGTATCCACTAGCAGCGTGTCTTTGCCAAACGGCGGGTCATGCGCTAGTATCCACGAGCGCTAATCGTGCCGGTCGTCCTCCGGCACAGACGACTTTACAGGTACGCCGATCCTTTGGAGCGAGCCTCGATTATATTCTCCCCGGCATTACGGGAGGCCGGACTGGTCCCAGCGAGATCCGCGATGGAAGCACTGGTCGGCGGCTTCGATAA
- the hemF gene encoding oxygen-dependent coproporphyrinogen oxidase → MHHSGGDPDITAVKNYLLDLQDHICSTLEQEDGEAPFMEETWQRAAGGGGRSRVLSEGAVFEQGGVNFSHVFGEGLPASATAQRPELAGRRFEALGVSLVIHPRNPYVPTSHANIRFFMASKEDAAPIWWFGGGFDLTPYYPFEEDAIHWHRMAREACLPFGETVYSRYKKWCDEYFYLKHRDETRGIGGLFFDDLNEWGFPRCFDFMQSVGNHYLLAYVPIVRQRKSLTYGERERDFQLYRRGRYVEFNLLYDRGTLFGLQSGGRTESILMSLPPLVKWRYHWQPAPGTPEARLYEKFLRPQDWLAEEP, encoded by the coding sequence ATGCATCATTCTGGCGGTGATCCTGATATAACAGCAGTCAAAAATTATCTACTTGATCTTCAGGATCACATTTGCTCCACCTTGGAACAGGAGGATGGGGAAGCGCCCTTTATGGAGGAAACTTGGCAGCGGGCGGCGGGTGGCGGAGGCCGCTCCCGGGTGTTATCCGAGGGTGCCGTGTTCGAACAAGGAGGAGTCAATTTCTCCCATGTCTTTGGAGAGGGGCTCCCGGCTTCAGCCACGGCTCAGCGGCCAGAATTAGCGGGTCGGCGGTTCGAGGCGCTAGGAGTATCTTTGGTTATCCATCCGCGTAATCCTTATGTGCCTACTTCCCATGCCAATATCCGTTTCTTTATGGCCTCCAAGGAGGATGCCGCGCCTATTTGGTGGTTTGGTGGCGGTTTTGATCTCACTCCTTATTATCCTTTCGAGGAAGATGCCATCCACTGGCACCGCATGGCCCGTGAGGCTTGTCTCCCCTTTGGAGAAACGGTGTATTCCCGTTACAAAAAATGGTGCGATGAATATTTTTACCTGAAGCATCGGGATGAAACCCGGGGGATTGGCGGACTTTTTTTTGATGATTTGAATGAATGGGGTTTTCCGCGTTGCTTTGATTTCATGCAAAGCGTGGGAAATCATTATTTATTGGCTTATGTGCCTATTGTGCGGCAGCGCAAATCCCTAACTTATGGCGAACGGGAGCGGGATTTCCAGCTCTACCGGCGGGGACGTTATGTGGAGTTTAACCTTCTCTATGATCGGGGCACTCTCTTTGGGCTGCAGTCAGGAGGGCGAACTGAATCCATTCTGATGTCCCTGCCGCCCTTGGTAAAGTGGCGTTATCATTGGCAGCCAGCTCCAGGAACCCCAGAGGCGCGGCTCTATGAAAAATTTCTGCGGCCCCAGGATTGGCTGGCAGAAGAACCATAA
- the trmL gene encoding tRNA (uridine(34)/cytosine(34)/5-carboxymethylaminomethyluridine(34)-2'-O)-methyltransferase TrmL: protein MFHVILLEPEIPPNTGNIIRLCANTGAMLHLVQPLGFELDDRRLRRAGLDYHEWAKVKVHPSLEHFLVQTQPRQLWACSTRGRHSYDKANFRPGDALLFGPETRGLPRELLGILPPQQVLRIPMEPTSRSLNLSNAVAVVLYEAWRQQGFASSRKPATQKT, encoded by the coding sequence ATGTTCCATGTCATATTACTTGAACCTGAAATACCGCCCAATACGGGCAATATCATACGCCTTTGCGCCAACACAGGGGCTATGCTCCACTTAGTACAGCCGTTGGGGTTTGAGTTGGACGATAGGCGTCTGCGTCGCGCCGGGCTAGATTACCATGAATGGGCGAAAGTTAAGGTGCATCCCAGCCTGGAACATTTTTTGGTTCAAACTCAGCCGAGACAACTGTGGGCCTGCTCTACCCGGGGGCGACACTCCTACGATAAGGCTAACTTCCGCCCTGGTGACGCCCTCTTGTTTGGCCCAGAGACCCGCGGTCTCCCCAGGGAATTACTTGGAATTTTGCCCCCACAACAAGTACTGCGAATTCCCATGGAACCCACTAGCCGCAGCCTTAATCTTTCCAATGCGGTTGCGGTTGTACTCTATGAAGCCTGGCGGCAGCAAGGTTTTGCTAGTAGCCGTAAGCCAGCTACCCAAAAAACTTAA
- a CDS encoding dihydroorotate dehydrogenase, whose product MAETFNTDLSDTDRARLKVDFCGLALQSPLVLLSGCVGFGEEYTRVVGFSNREVGAVCLKGTTAAPRLGNAPHRIYETPMGMLNAIGLQNPGMDYVVDHILPTLDFSETYYIANVSGSTIEEYVAVTRRFDDSPIDAIEINISCPNVKEGGVAFGNDPDMSARVVEVCRKVTRKPLITKLSPNQTSIEENARRCIEAGTDAFAVINTLMGMAIDIEQRTPLLGNIQGGLSGPAIKPIALLKVRQVYQVCREHGIPIIGQGGVASGKDALEFLIAGATTVGVGTALFYDPLLCAKINTEIVAYLKRHDLATVAQLTGSLRLNEEVSGCAVSG is encoded by the coding sequence ATGGCTGAGACATTCAATACTGACTTAAGCGATACCGATAGGGCAAGGCTAAAGGTTGATTTCTGTGGGCTGGCGTTGCAAAGTCCCTTAGTGTTGCTTTCAGGTTGCGTCGGTTTTGGGGAAGAATATACGCGGGTAGTAGGTTTCTCCAACCGGGAGGTGGGCGCGGTATGTCTTAAGGGAACCACGGCAGCTCCCCGTTTGGGAAATGCCCCCCATCGTATTTATGAGACGCCCATGGGCATGCTTAATGCCATTGGCTTGCAAAATCCCGGCATGGATTATGTGGTCGATCATATTTTGCCGACGCTTGATTTTAGCGAAACTTATTATATCGCCAACGTTTCTGGCTCCACTATTGAAGAGTATGTGGCGGTCACCCGCCGCTTTGATGATTCCCCCATTGATGCCATAGAAATCAATATTTCCTGTCCTAATGTAAAAGAAGGGGGTGTTGCTTTTGGCAATGATCCCGATATGTCGGCGCGGGTGGTAGAAGTTTGTCGGAAAGTGACTCGTAAACCCCTGATCACCAAGCTTTCCCCTAACCAAACCTCGATAGAGGAAAATGCCCGTCGCTGTATCGAAGCGGGAACGGATGCATTTGCCGTCATCAATACCCTTATGGGAATGGCCATTGATATAGAGCAGCGCACCCCGCTGCTCGGGAATATCCAGGGGGGATTGTCGGGACCCGCCATAAAGCCAATCGCCTTACTCAAGGTACGCCAAGTCTATCAGGTATGCCGGGAGCATGGTATTCCGATTATTGGGCAGGGAGGAGTTGCTTCTGGCAAGGATGCTCTGGAATTTCTCATTGCGGGCGCTACTACCGTGGGAGTAGGTACCGCCTTGTTTTATGATCCTTTGCTTTGCGCCAAAATCAACACGGAAATCGTGGCTTACCTTAAGCGCCATGACTTAGCGACAGTAGCGCAATTAACAGGGAGCTTACGCTTAAATGAAGAAGTTTCGGGTTGCGCCGTGAGTGGCTAA
- a CDS encoding metal-dependent hydrolase — translation MDTLTHALSGALLARATASSKRRAIQLESGERMVLGALAAAFPDSDFILRWTTNLLTYLNLHRGITHSVIMLPLWGALLATLFWWFRGKQKPWKAYFGVSLLGISIHIAGDVITAYGTQIFAPFSSYKAAWPTTFVIDPWFTGIIALGLLGCWYWRRSRLPAVAGLAMLIAYVGFQGILRTQALALGYEYARQQSLANIQVHALPQPLSPFNWKIVVAAPQIYYVSQVNLLRQQLAVPASPNPPFWVRLYTAYPPLSAMKWKRYRLYGNFNEESLARTVWQQEILQDYRQFAQLPALYAIERNAHHLCVWFVDLRFIHPGLTPPFRYGGCRQARDSRWKLRQLLATSDT, via the coding sequence ATGGATACCCTTACCCATGCTTTAAGCGGTGCGCTGCTAGCTCGCGCCACTGCTTCTTCCAAGCGACGGGCCATCCAGCTCGAATCCGGGGAACGAATGGTACTGGGCGCTTTAGCTGCCGCTTTTCCGGATAGCGATTTTATCCTTCGCTGGACCACCAACTTACTTACTTATCTTAACCTGCACCGGGGAATCACCCATTCCGTGATCATGCTACCCTTATGGGGGGCGCTGCTGGCTACCTTGTTTTGGTGGTTTCGGGGAAAACAAAAACCCTGGAAAGCCTATTTCGGCGTGTCCCTCTTAGGAATCAGTATTCATATCGCCGGGGACGTGATTACCGCCTACGGCACCCAGATCTTTGCCCCTTTTTCCAGCTACAAAGCCGCCTGGCCTACTACCTTCGTCATTGATCCTTGGTTTACCGGTATTATTGCCCTTGGATTATTAGGCTGCTGGTATTGGCGCCGCTCCCGCCTGCCGGCGGTAGCAGGTTTAGCTATGTTGATAGCCTATGTGGGCTTTCAGGGAATACTCCGAACCCAGGCATTAGCCTTGGGCTATGAATATGCCCGCCAACAATCACTAGCCAACATCCAAGTCCATGCCTTGCCCCAACCCCTATCCCCATTTAATTGGAAGATCGTGGTAGCGGCGCCTCAGATCTATTACGTCAGCCAAGTTAACCTTCTGCGCCAACAACTCGCGGTTCCTGCTTCCCCCAACCCTCCTTTTTGGGTTCGCCTCTATACAGCCTATCCCCCACTGAGTGCGATGAAGTGGAAACGATACCGACTTTACGGAAATTTCAACGAGGAATCTTTAGCTCGTACCGTTTGGCAGCAGGAAATTTTACAGGATTACCGCCAATTTGCTCAGCTCCCGGCGCTTTACGCCATTGAACGTAACGCTCACCACCTGTGTGTTTGGTTTGTGGACTTGCGCTTTATCCACCCTGGCCTCACCCCACCCTTTCGTTATGGAGGCTGCCGCCAAGCACGAGACTCTCGCTGGAAACTACGCCAATTGCTTGCAACCTCTGATACTTAG
- a CDS encoding TetR family transcriptional regulator, which yields MEKTTSAPDIILDAALELAEETSWENVRLYHIAQRTGLTLNHIRHYFREKEELVDAWLDRADEAMLNEANRPHFSSFSPRERLNQLFMAWLEAFSPHRSVMRQMVFNRLEPGHLHMQMASLLRISRTVQWAREAAQREQTFLFRALDETALTSTYLATFLCWLNDPTQNYERTRRLLDRMLYLGEVIESRKPSFLQSRRQEPNFTATPPQKVPKE from the coding sequence ATGGAGAAAACAACGAGCGCCCCCGATATCATTCTTGATGCTGCCTTGGAATTAGCCGAGGAAACTTCTTGGGAAAATGTGCGTTTATACCACATTGCCCAACGGACAGGATTGACCTTAAACCATATTCGTCACTATTTCAGGGAAAAGGAAGAACTGGTGGACGCATGGCTAGACCGGGCCGATGAGGCCATGCTGAATGAGGCGAACCGTCCTCACTTCTCGTCCTTCTCTCCTCGGGAGCGCCTCAATCAACTGTTTATGGCATGGCTGGAAGCTTTCTCTCCGCACCGCTCAGTGATGCGTCAAATGGTATTTAACCGGCTTGAACCAGGGCACCTCCATATGCAAATGGCAAGCCTGCTGCGCATCAGCCGTACGGTACAATGGGCTCGGGAGGCCGCCCAGCGGGAGCAAACTTTTCTGTTTCGGGCGCTTGATGAAACGGCTTTGACTTCCACCTACCTGGCTACTTTTCTCTGCTGGCTCAATGATCCCACCCAAAATTATGAAAGAACCCGCCGATTACTCGATAGAATGCTGTATCTAGGTGAAGTCATAGAGTCCCGCAAGCCCTCGTTCCTGCAGTCCCGCCGGCAAGAACCAAATTTCACAGCAACTCCACCCCAAAAGGTACCTAAAGAATAA